In a single window of the Myxococcales bacterium genome:
- the tldD gene encoding metalloprotease TldD (responsible for the proteolytic maturation of the E. coli pMccB17 plasmid-encoded microcin B17, an exported protein that targets the essential topoisomerase II DNA gyrase; degrades the E. coli plasmid F-encoded CcdA) produces MPTHAPPELTAPFAPGGEAAIDAVLAQRLLATALESGGDAADLYFEYRVTADYALQEEKVKSVGRGVTLGLGVRVTKGDATGYAYTEDLQWERMAHAARIAGQIAVGGGHVEAVAAHAITLPDYYPVGRLSLTEPPADKLALLYAADRAARAADPRIIKVEASLVEQIKEVLVVSSDGRMARDIQPLMRFGVSAVAEDGAKRQSGSSGGGGRFGLDYFAQPGKDAVSHGREAARVAIAMLDAREAPAGEMPVVLAPGDSGILLHEAVGHGLEADFNRKETSNYTGQLGKQVASPLCTVVDDGTIGSSRGSINVDDEGFTSGRHVLIENGTLVGYMHDRLSARHFGVAPGGNGRRESFRSMPLPRMTNTLLMPGPHAPEEIIASVKRGIYAKRFSGGQVNISNGDFVFSLTESYLIEDGKLTAPLKGVNLIGNGPEAMRKVDMLGTDYELSDGIWTCGKDGQSVPVGVGTPSVRISGITVGGTQAS; encoded by the coding sequence ATGCCCACCCACGCGCCCCCCGAGCTGACCGCGCCGTTCGCGCCCGGCGGCGAGGCCGCGATCGACGCCGTGCTCGCGCAGCGCCTCCTGGCGACCGCGCTCGAGTCGGGCGGCGACGCCGCCGATCTGTACTTCGAGTACCGCGTCACCGCGGACTACGCGCTGCAGGAAGAGAAGGTCAAGAGCGTCGGCCGCGGCGTCACGCTCGGCCTCGGGGTGCGCGTCACCAAGGGCGACGCCACCGGCTACGCCTACACCGAGGACCTGCAGTGGGAGCGCATGGCCCACGCCGCGCGCATCGCCGGCCAGATCGCCGTCGGCGGCGGCCACGTCGAGGCGGTGGCGGCCCACGCGATCACGCTGCCGGACTACTACCCGGTGGGACGGCTGTCGCTGACCGAGCCGCCGGCCGACAAGCTGGCGCTGCTCTACGCGGCCGATCGCGCCGCCCGCGCCGCCGATCCGCGCATCATCAAGGTCGAGGCGTCCCTGGTCGAACAGATCAAGGAGGTGCTGGTGGTCAGCTCCGACGGGCGCATGGCCCGGGACATCCAGCCGCTGATGCGGTTCGGCGTGTCGGCGGTCGCCGAGGACGGCGCCAAGCGCCAGAGCGGCAGCTCCGGCGGCGGCGGCCGGTTCGGCCTCGACTACTTCGCGCAGCCGGGCAAGGACGCGGTCAGCCACGGCCGCGAGGCCGCGCGCGTCGCGATCGCGATGCTCGACGCGCGCGAGGCGCCGGCCGGCGAGATGCCGGTGGTGCTGGCGCCCGGCGACTCCGGCATCCTCCTGCACGAGGCGGTCGGCCACGGCCTCGAGGCCGACTTCAACCGCAAGGAGACCTCGAACTACACCGGCCAGCTCGGCAAGCAGGTGGCGTCGCCGCTGTGCACCGTCGTCGACGACGGCACGATCGGCTCGTCGCGCGGGTCGATCAACGTCGACGACGAGGGCTTCACCAGCGGCCGCCACGTGCTGATCGAGAACGGCACGCTGGTCGGCTACATGCACGACCGCCTGAGCGCGCGCCACTTCGGCGTCGCCCCCGGCGGCAACGGCCGGCGCGAGTCGTTCCGGTCGATGCCGCTGCCGCGCATGACCAACACGCTCTTGATGCCCGGCCCGCACGCGCCCGAGGAGATCATCGCCTCGGTCAAGCGCGGCATCTACGCCAAGCGCTTCAGCGGCGGCCAGGTCAACATCTCCAACGGCGACTTCGTGTTCAGCCTGACCGAGAGCTACCTCATCGAGGACGGCAAGCTGACCGCGCCGCTCAAGGGCGTCAACCTGATCGGCAACGGCCCCGAGGCCATGCGCAAGGTCGACATGCTCGGCACGGACTACGAGCTCTCCGACGGCATCTGGACCTGCGGCAAGGACGGCCAGTCGGTGCCGGTCGGGGTCGGCACGCCGTCGGTCCGCATCAGCGGCATCACCGTCGGCGGGACTCAAGCATCGTGA